The following coding sequences lie in one Kamptonema formosum PCC 6407 genomic window:
- a CDS encoding DedA family protein gives MSFEFISLEIIQKFAHEYGYWAVFLGILLENLGFPLPGETITIAGGFLAGSGELNYWYVLGSAIAGATLGGNFGYLIGRYGGWPLLLTLGKFFRFREEQLFDLKEQFSQNAAKAVFFGRFIALLRIFASPLAGIAEMPFWKFSLYNLAGAASWASVMVSLAFFLGQVVSLEKLVAWAAQFAVLALALVIAWIAIPIWLESRNLNNTK, from the coding sequence ATGTCTTTTGAGTTTATATCTTTGGAAATTATTCAGAAATTTGCACATGAGTACGGCTACTGGGCAGTATTTCTGGGGATTTTGCTAGAAAATTTGGGATTTCCCCTTCCTGGGGAAACAATTACGATCGCTGGGGGGTTTCTAGCTGGTAGCGGGGAACTAAATTACTGGTATGTGTTGGGGAGTGCGATCGCGGGTGCTACCTTGGGCGGAAATTTTGGCTATTTGATTGGCAGATATGGCGGTTGGCCATTGTTGCTGACGTTAGGTAAATTTTTCCGCTTTCGGGAAGAACAACTGTTTGATTTGAAAGAACAGTTTAGTCAAAATGCAGCCAAAGCTGTATTTTTTGGTCGGTTTATTGCCTTGCTGCGAATTTTTGCTAGCCCTTTAGCAGGAATTGCTGAAATGCCTTTTTGGAAATTTTCACTATACAATCTTGCCGGTGCTGCAAGTTGGGCATCTGTGATGGTAAGTTTAGCATTTTTCTTAGGACAAGTTGTGTCTTTAGAAAAATTAGTTGCTTGGGCGGCTCAATTTGCTGTACTTGCTTTAGCGTTAGTTATTGCTTGGATTGCAATTCCTATCTGGTTGGAGTCAAGGAATCTAAACAATACTAAGTAG
- a CDS encoding STAS domain-containing protein translates to MAFQEFAQHFLLQPQTRLNFQEGNSLYQQLTAILPERYQLWVIDMTHVDFIDSSGLCALVRGLKLARNQGCRLVICNLQATARLIFDITQLDQAFEIFDSFDDISSPQAELLIA, encoded by the coding sequence ATGGCCTTTCAAGAATTCGCACAACACTTCCTGCTTCAGCCTCAAACTCGTCTCAATTTTCAAGAAGGTAATTCCTTATACCAACAGTTGACTGCTATTCTACCTGAACGTTATCAACTCTGGGTGATTGATATGACTCATGTAGATTTTATCGATAGTTCTGGTTTGTGTGCTTTAGTTAGGGGACTGAAACTAGCCCGTAATCAAGGGTGTCGCCTCGTCATCTGCAATCTCCAAGCTACAGCTAGGTTAATTTTTGATATTACTCAACTCGACCAAGCTTTTGAAATTTTTGACTCTTTCGATGATATTTCTTCGCCTCAAGCTGAGTTGCTAATTGCCTAA
- a CDS encoding Uma2 family endonuclease: MTTAAEIRESTIESEEKRYYSPEEYLELETAADYKSEYQDGKIIPMTGGTPNHNRIALNLSSALNFGLKKQPYDVFINDLRLWIPQKRLYTYPDVMVVDGQLELVEGRKDTITNPVMIAEVLSKSTEDYDRGGKFKLYRSIPTLKEYVLIAQYEMHVEQFSKIDDNKWVLSEYDGENALLALSSVPFQVSLGDIYDRVEFESEE; encoded by the coding sequence ATGACAACAGCAGCCGAAATTCGCGAAAGTACAATTGAAAGTGAAGAAAAGCGTTATTACTCTCCTGAAGAGTATTTGGAACTAGAAACGGCAGCCGACTATAAAAGTGAATATCAGGATGGTAAAATAATTCCTATGACAGGCGGAACACCAAATCACAATCGGATAGCGCTTAATTTGAGTAGCGCACTAAATTTTGGTTTAAAAAAGCAACCCTATGACGTATTCATCAACGACCTGCGTTTGTGGATACCGCAGAAACGTCTTTACACTTATCCTGATGTGATGGTGGTTGATGGTCAATTAGAACTTGTAGAAGGTAGGAAAGATACGATTACAAATCCGGTGATGATTGCTGAAGTGTTATCGAAATCTACGGAAGATTATGATAGAGGTGGGAAGTTTAAACTTTATCGTTCTATTCCTACGTTGAAGGAGTATGTTCTCATTGCTCAATATGAGATGCACGTTGAGCAGTTTTCAAAGATAGATGATAATAAATGGGTGTTGTCTGAGTATGACGGTGAAAATGCGTTATTGGCATTAAGTTCTGTGCCATTTCAGGTTTCGTTAGGGGATATTTACGATCGCGTGGAGTTTGAGTCTGAGGAGTGA